Proteins found in one Pontibacter sp. SGAir0037 genomic segment:
- a CDS encoding DNA/RNA non-specific endonuclease has translation MKFSKILAYMLCVLLLNSCAEEEPVAPARDNNMAMGNPSNAGTDYGNYLLEKPQYTLSYSSYRGIPNWVSWHLNNTWLGEAPRQDDFRADNTLPPAFYKVVSSDYTGSGFDRGHNCPSADRTASNEDNSATFLMTNMIPQAPNNNQRTWANLENYCRKLVDQGNELYIVMGSYGKGGTGSNGFTETLAGGKITVPNRIWKVVVVLPEGTNDVGRVNSNTRVIAIDTPNSTTVNADWSSYRTTVDAIESKTGYDLLSNVTTGVQAVIEAKVDDGPVQ, from the coding sequence ATGAAATTCTCTAAAATACTGGCTTACATGCTTTGCGTGCTGTTGCTTAACTCCTGCGCTGAGGAAGAACCTGTTGCCCCTGCCAGGGATAATAATATGGCCATGGGAAATCCCAGCAATGCAGGCACAGACTACGGCAATTACCTGCTCGAAAAGCCTCAGTATACGCTTTCCTACAGCAGCTACAGGGGCATACCTAATTGGGTTAGCTGGCACCTGAACAATACATGGCTTGGAGAAGCTCCTCGGCAGGATGATTTTCGTGCTGACAACACATTGCCTCCTGCCTTCTACAAAGTAGTTTCGTCTGACTATACAGGCAGTGGCTTCGACAGAGGGCATAACTGCCCTTCGGCAGACCGAACAGCAAGCAACGAAGATAATTCGGCTACTTTCCTGATGACAAACATGATACCACAGGCTCCTAACAATAACCAGCGCACCTGGGCAAACCTGGAGAACTACTGCCGCAAATTAGTTGACCAGGGCAACGAACTCTATATTGTGATGGGGAGCTATGGCAAAGGGGGCACCGGAAGCAATGGTTTTACAGAAACACTGGCCGGAGGAAAGATAACTGTGCCGAACCGCATCTGGAAAGTGGTAGTGGTGCTGCCGGAGGGTACCAACGATGTAGGCAGAGTAAACAGTAACACCCGTGTTATAGCTATCGATACGCCTAACTCAACTACAGTAAATGCTGACTGGAGCAGCTACCGCACCACAGTAGATGCCATAGAATCTAAAACCGGGTATGACTTACTTTCTAATGTAACTACTGGCGTACAAGCTGTTATAGAGGCAAAAGTGGATGACGGCCCGGTGCAGTAA
- a CDS encoding SDR family oxidoreductase: MKAEPMLKENSLKGKTIIVTGGGTGLGRSMVKYFLELGANAVICSRKQDVLEQAAQELMQETGGEVLAVACDVRKYNEIEAMLQATLHKFGAVDVLVNNAAGNFVSPTERLSHKAFDVITDIVLKGSYNCTLALGKHWIEKKQQAAILNIVTTYAWTGSGYVVPSACAKAGVLALTRSLASEWAKYGIRSNAIAPGPFPTEGAWTRLFPKQLADKLDPVKRIPVGRFGEHQELANLAAYLVSDYASFVNGEVVTIDGGEWLYGAGEFNSFDEIPQEMWDAMEKQMRGKGQ; the protein is encoded by the coding sequence ATGAAAGCAGAACCAATGCTAAAAGAAAATTCTCTGAAAGGCAAAACAATAATTGTAACAGGCGGCGGCACCGGGCTAGGCCGTTCGATGGTAAAATACTTTTTGGAATTAGGTGCTAATGCCGTAATCTGCAGCCGGAAACAGGATGTGCTCGAACAGGCAGCGCAGGAGTTGATGCAGGAAACCGGCGGAGAAGTGCTGGCTGTTGCCTGCGATGTGAGAAAGTATAACGAAATAGAAGCCATGCTTCAGGCTACCTTACATAAGTTTGGTGCTGTAGATGTATTGGTTAATAACGCTGCAGGGAATTTTGTAAGCCCCACCGAACGCCTCAGCCACAAAGCGTTCGATGTGATCACAGATATCGTTTTAAAAGGAAGCTACAACTGTACCTTAGCCCTCGGAAAACATTGGATTGAGAAAAAGCAGCAGGCTGCCATTCTGAATATTGTCACCACCTACGCCTGGACCGGTTCCGGATACGTGGTGCCTTCTGCCTGTGCCAAAGCCGGTGTGCTGGCTCTTACCCGCTCACTTGCCTCTGAATGGGCCAAGTACGGCATTCGCTCCAATGCCATCGCTCCCGGTCCGTTCCCCACAGAAGGCGCCTGGACACGCCTGTTCCCGAAGCAGCTCGCCGACAAATTAGATCCGGTTAAACGCATTCCGGTTGGCCGCTTCGGAGAGCACCAGGAACTGGCAAATCTGGCAGCTTACCTGGTTTCGGACTATGCATCTTTTGTGAATGGCGAGGTGGTAACCATAGACGGTGGCGAATGGCTGTATGGCGCGGGAGAATTCAATTCTTTCGATGAGATACCACAGGAGATGTGGGACGCCATGGAAAAGCAGATGCGCGGCAAAGGCCAGTAG
- a CDS encoding nuclease A inhibitor family protein, with protein sequence MKLEQLEIELKKAVDGLLMMSETDEPFEFYFDEQHNASQLNEETVRKLAGMPAGYPMEAVEVDYFFRNMVKHEDEQQAKRFQHLLHLLQDNLQGVKAYRVGEQRITVLILGLTEDEIIAGLKTVLVET encoded by the coding sequence ATGAAATTAGAGCAACTAGAAATTGAGTTAAAAAAGGCTGTAGATGGCCTGCTGATGATGAGTGAGACGGATGAACCGTTTGAGTTTTATTTTGACGAACAGCACAATGCCAGCCAATTGAACGAAGAAACCGTTCGCAAACTGGCCGGAATGCCGGCAGGCTATCCGATGGAAGCAGTAGAGGTGGACTACTTCTTCAGAAATATGGTGAAGCATGAGGATGAACAGCAGGCAAAACGTTTTCAGCACCTGTTACACCTGCTCCAGGATAACCTGCAAGGTGTAAAGGCTTACCGTGTCGGAGAGCAAAGAATTACAGTGCTGATACTTGGACTCACAGAAGATGAAATTATAGCGGGATTAAAAACGGTTCTGGTAGAAACCTGA
- a CDS encoding NAD(P)-binding domain-containing protein: protein MKDKADVSIIGCGWLGLPLAERLVQSGKIVKGSTTTPEKLELLEQKGIYPYLINLQEEQVEEVLSEFLHTDILVINIPPRLKSGMSHLYIDQLQSLRKAMLASAVSKVLFVSSTSVYLDLNRSVTEADTVFTEEQNPQNAMLQAEKLFLKRDEWMTTIVRFGGLVGGSRQAGRFLAGKKQVPNGDAPVNLIHQEDCLSILEQIMQQQKWGRVYNACADGHPTRKDFYTRATLAMGGILPEFDEMQETRFKLISSQELKHDLAYTFLYPDPMMFFS from the coding sequence ATGAAAGATAAAGCAGATGTAAGCATTATCGGGTGTGGCTGGCTCGGATTACCGCTGGCTGAGCGCCTGGTGCAGTCTGGTAAAATAGTGAAAGGTTCTACTACCACTCCGGAGAAGCTGGAACTCCTGGAGCAAAAAGGCATTTATCCTTACCTGATTAACCTGCAGGAGGAGCAAGTGGAGGAGGTTCTTTCAGAGTTCCTGCATACAGATATCCTGGTGATCAATATACCGCCCCGGCTCAAGTCTGGCATGAGTCATTTATACATAGACCAGCTGCAAAGTCTGCGGAAGGCAATGCTTGCCTCAGCTGTAAGCAAGGTGCTTTTTGTTAGCTCAACCTCTGTTTACCTCGATCTGAACCGGAGTGTGACCGAAGCCGATACTGTTTTTACAGAAGAGCAGAACCCTCAAAATGCCATGCTGCAAGCTGAAAAACTATTTTTAAAAAGGGACGAATGGATGACAACCATTGTTCGTTTTGGAGGACTTGTAGGCGGGAGCAGGCAAGCCGGCAGGTTTCTGGCAGGCAAAAAGCAGGTACCAAACGGCGATGCCCCTGTAAATCTTATACATCAGGAAGATTGCCTGAGCATTCTGGAGCAGATTATGCAGCAGCAGAAATGGGGCAGGGTATATAATGCCTGTGCCGACGGGCATCCCACCCGCAAAGATTTCTATACCCGGGCTACGCTGGCAATGGGAGGCATTCTCCCTGAATTTGACGAGATGCAGGAAACGCGCTTCAAGCTCATCAGCAGCCAGGAGCTAAAGCATGACCTTGCCTATACTTTTTTATACCCGGATCCGATGATGTTCTTTTCATAA
- a CDS encoding NAD(P)/FAD-dependent oxidoreductase yields the protein MKYDVIIVGSGFGSLTAAALLVKRGLRVAVLEQAKYAGGCSSSFKRKGYWFETGATTLVGLDKHMPLHYLLNELQLTLPVRKLEIPMQVHLQNGEVVTRYPHLPDWIKEAERVFGKQGQRAFWEHCYKVSQGVWQTSLEQQHFPISSFGDVLSAMKHARPHQLKLLPGAFRTMQDVLKKYGLLQNRLFVDFVNEQLLITAQNYLTEVNELFGATALCYTLYSNYYIDGGLINLVKPITTYIKANGSDVFFRQKVTAIAPTDKGYKTTTEKEAFESRFVVSGIPLNNTLDLFSSEALKARQQSYLMPSELVNSAFTMGMVLKGIAPPAVLHHQVHLPTDLPAIKSKSIFVSFSHPDDSYRSAAGETVVAISTHVTDPANTWIHHKAEIESYILQLLDKKGLVPASSVQYSHSATPGAWLFWTQRAFGMVGGYPQYRHIKPWQMKDARLDHKGAYVCGDTVYPGQGIPGVCLSGILAANKLLGDHFL from the coding sequence ATGAAGTATGATGTCATAATAGTAGGATCTGGCTTCGGCTCTTTAACCGCGGCGGCACTGCTTGTGAAGCGAGGGCTAAGAGTGGCGGTGCTGGAGCAGGCCAAGTATGCAGGTGGCTGCTCCTCCTCTTTTAAGCGGAAAGGCTACTGGTTCGAAACCGGTGCTACCACACTGGTTGGTTTAGATAAACACATGCCTCTGCACTATCTGTTAAACGAACTACAGCTTACGCTGCCGGTCCGGAAGTTAGAAATACCCATGCAGGTTCACCTGCAGAACGGAGAAGTTGTGACCCGCTACCCCCATTTGCCTGACTGGATTAAAGAAGCCGAACGTGTATTCGGAAAGCAGGGGCAGCGTGCCTTCTGGGAACACTGCTACAAGGTTAGCCAAGGCGTGTGGCAAACTTCTTTGGAACAACAGCACTTTCCGATCAGCTCCTTCGGAGATGTGTTGTCTGCAATGAAACATGCCCGGCCACACCAGCTTAAGCTGCTTCCGGGAGCTTTCAGGACGATGCAGGATGTACTAAAAAAGTATGGCCTGCTGCAGAACCGGCTTTTTGTAGATTTCGTGAACGAACAGTTGCTTATTACGGCCCAGAATTACCTAACCGAAGTGAATGAGCTTTTTGGCGCTACTGCGCTTTGTTATACCCTCTACAGCAATTACTATATAGACGGCGGATTGATAAACCTTGTTAAGCCCATCACAACCTACATCAAAGCAAATGGTTCTGATGTATTTTTCAGGCAGAAGGTGACAGCCATTGCCCCCACAGACAAGGGCTACAAAACAACTACAGAGAAGGAAGCATTCGAAAGCAGGTTTGTAGTCAGCGGCATACCTCTCAACAACACTCTGGATCTCTTCAGTTCTGAAGCACTGAAAGCCCGTCAGCAGTCTTACCTGATGCCATCGGAGTTGGTGAACAGTGCTTTTACCATGGGTATGGTATTGAAAGGCATTGCTCCGCCAGCTGTTCTGCACCACCAGGTACACCTGCCCACCGACTTACCTGCCATCAAAAGCAAAAGTATATTTGTCAGCTTTAGCCACCCCGACGATTCATACAGGTCTGCCGCCGGTGAAACGGTGGTAGCCATTAGTACGCACGTTACAGATCCGGCCAACACCTGGATTCACCATAAAGCTGAGATCGAATCTTATATCCTACAGCTGCTGGATAAAAAGGGATTGGTTCCAGCCTCATCTGTTCAGTACAGCCATTCTGCCACTCCTGGTGCCTGGCTCTTCTGGACGCAAAGGGCCTTTGGCATGGTAGGCGGCTACCCACAGTACCGACACATTAAGCCCTGGCAAATGAAAGATGCCCGGTTAGACCATAAAGGCGCTTATGTTTGTGGCGATACAGTTTATCCGGGCCAGGGAATTCCGGGTGTGTGCCTCAGCGGCATTTTAGCAGCAAACAAACTGCTGGGAGATCACTTTCTGTAA
- a CDS encoding efflux RND transporter permease subunit produces MISDVFIRRPVTSIVISIVIVLVGVLAMMNLPVTQYPEISPPTVSVSANYTGADAQTVEQTVATPVETQINGTPGMAYITSTNTSTGQMNMSVVFEIGTDIDIATLDVQNRASIAEPTLPEEVRRLGVTVRKRNPSIMMVIGIYSPKGTHSVQYLDNYTNIFVRDALLRVEGVGDITALGQDFSMRLWLQPDKMAQYGISANQVTAAIQEQNLQVAAGTVGAMPQQNTQAFQYPITVSGRLATPEQFENIIIRTNPEDGSIVYLQDVARVEFGRFDYGRISKINGNPSAMLLLYQAPGSNALETAEGIYKTLDELKSSFPADVDYVVSFETVSVVQVSINEVVHTLVEALILVIIVVFLFLQSWRATLVPILAIPVSIVGTFIFFIPLGFTINTLTLFGFVLAIGIVVDDAIVVVEAVQHYIDHEKLSAREATRKAMKDITAPVIAIALILAAVFIPVGFIPGIVGRLYQQFAITIAISVLISAFVALTLTPALCSLMLKPMNVNKNSRGLNQFFYRFNNWFARTTESYSVGVRKSIKAIPLVLIVLVCIYAGTVGLFTTKPTGFIPTEDEGRLFVAIELPEGASATRSQAVLDEMGRILADVPAIKNYTSIAGLNAINFSFKSNAGTFFVQMKPWEERKDASMQLAGVVADLNQRFAGIKEATVRVVSPPAIPGLGQSGGFSFMLEQRTAGDIKELERVMGQFLGAANQRSEIAMAYSFFNTKTPGYHVEVNREQAKRLGVAISDVYSTMSSLMGSRYINDFTRYGRNFRVVAQADTAFRMDIESLNQFYVLNSSGVSVPLSAVVNYKVVENASVISHYNLFRSVEIMGAAAPGYSSGQALQALQEVADQVLPAGYGYDFSGLSREELAAGDSTIYIFSLSIILVLLLLAALYESWSVPFSILFAIPLGMFGAILALTFLPKLDNNVYAQIGMITLIGLAAKNAILIVEFAKERVDRGMELIEATIEAVKLRLRPIIMTSLAFILGVVPLALASGAGAVARQTIGWTVIGGMLAATFLAIFIVPVLYVVITRLSYSKEELAELRRNYRPEGGEGGDPNYVNH; encoded by the coding sequence ATGATATCAGATGTATTTATAAGAAGGCCCGTCACCTCCATTGTGATCTCTATTGTGATCGTACTGGTGGGGGTGCTGGCCATGATGAATCTCCCTGTTACGCAGTATCCGGAGATTTCTCCTCCTACGGTTTCTGTATCGGCTAACTATACCGGAGCCGATGCGCAGACAGTTGAGCAGACGGTGGCAACGCCCGTAGAAACACAGATCAACGGTACGCCGGGTATGGCTTACATCACGTCTACCAACACCAGTACCGGCCAGATGAACATGAGTGTGGTGTTTGAAATTGGCACCGACATTGATATTGCGACGCTCGACGTGCAGAACCGTGCCAGTATAGCCGAACCAACTTTACCCGAAGAAGTAAGACGTTTAGGGGTAACAGTCAGGAAGCGTAACCCAAGTATCATGATGGTAATTGGTATTTACTCTCCGAAAGGCACACACAGCGTGCAGTACCTCGACAACTATACCAATATTTTCGTGCGCGATGCCTTGCTTCGTGTGGAAGGGGTAGGTGACATCACAGCATTGGGACAGGACTTCAGTATGCGCCTGTGGCTGCAGCCGGACAAGATGGCGCAGTATGGTATTAGTGCTAACCAGGTGACCGCAGCTATTCAGGAGCAGAACCTGCAGGTAGCAGCGGGTACAGTGGGTGCCATGCCACAGCAAAACACGCAGGCTTTTCAGTACCCGATTACGGTAAGTGGTCGTCTGGCAACTCCGGAGCAGTTTGAGAATATCATTATTCGAACCAACCCGGAAGATGGCTCTATTGTATACCTGCAGGATGTGGCGAGGGTAGAGTTCGGCAGGTTTGACTATGGCCGTATCTCCAAGATCAACGGAAATCCTTCTGCCATGCTTCTCTTATACCAGGCACCGGGCAGTAACGCCCTGGAGACAGCGGAAGGTATATACAAAACGCTGGATGAACTGAAGAGTTCCTTCCCAGCCGATGTGGATTATGTGGTTTCGTTTGAAACAGTTTCCGTTGTGCAGGTATCTATCAATGAGGTGGTGCACACGCTGGTGGAAGCCCTGATCCTGGTGATTATTGTCGTGTTCCTGTTCCTGCAGAGCTGGAGAGCAACACTGGTGCCTATTCTGGCTATTCCTGTTTCGATTGTGGGTACCTTTATCTTCTTTATTCCGCTTGGATTTACGATTAACACGCTCACGCTTTTCGGTTTCGTACTGGCGATCGGTATAGTGGTGGATGACGCCATTGTGGTTGTGGAAGCCGTGCAGCATTATATCGACCATGAGAAGCTTTCGGCCAGGGAGGCTACGCGTAAAGCGATGAAGGACATTACGGCTCCGGTTATTGCCATTGCCCTGATTCTGGCGGCAGTATTTATTCCGGTTGGTTTTATACCGGGTATTGTAGGCCGCCTGTACCAGCAGTTTGCCATCACCATTGCCATTTCTGTACTGATCTCTGCTTTTGTGGCGCTTACGCTTACACCGGCTCTTTGCTCTCTCATGCTGAAGCCGATGAACGTGAACAAGAACTCCAGGGGCCTGAATCAGTTCTTCTACAGGTTTAACAACTGGTTTGCCAGAACCACCGAGTCTTACTCAGTAGGTGTTCGCAAGAGTATCAAGGCAATTCCGCTGGTGCTTATCGTGCTGGTTTGTATATATGCAGGCACAGTAGGTTTGTTCACTACAAAACCAACAGGCTTTATCCCGACAGAAGACGAAGGCCGTTTGTTTGTGGCGATAGAGTTACCGGAGGGTGCTTCAGCTACCCGTTCGCAGGCAGTGCTGGATGAGATGGGTAGAATCCTGGCAGATGTTCCTGCCATTAAAAACTATACTTCTATAGCGGGCCTGAACGCGATCAACTTCTCTTTCAAATCGAATGCCGGTACTTTCTTTGTGCAGATGAAGCCTTGGGAGGAACGTAAAGATGCTTCGATGCAATTAGCAGGAGTAGTGGCTGACCTGAACCAACGCTTTGCCGGTATCAAAGAGGCAACAGTACGTGTGGTTTCTCCTCCGGCCATACCAGGTCTGGGACAGTCGGGTGGTTTCAGCTTTATGCTGGAGCAGCGTACGGCCGGCGATATTAAAGAGCTGGAGCGTGTGATGGGGCAATTTTTAGGTGCTGCGAACCAGCGGTCTGAAATTGCGATGGCTTATAGCTTCTTCAACACGAAAACTCCTGGCTACCATGTAGAGGTAAACCGCGAGCAGGCGAAGCGATTGGGTGTAGCTATTTCTGATGTTTACAGCACCATGTCTTCTTTGATGGGTAGCCGCTACATCAACGACTTTACCCGCTACGGACGTAACTTCCGGGTAGTAGCGCAGGCTGACACAGCTTTTAGAATGGATATCGAAAGTCTGAACCAGTTCTATGTGCTCAACAGCTCGGGTGTATCGGTGCCGCTGAGTGCCGTGGTAAATTACAAGGTTGTAGAAAATGCTTCGGTTATTTCGCACTATAACCTGTTCCGTTCTGTAGAGATTATGGGGGCGGCTGCTCCGGGCTATAGTAGTGGTCAGGCTTTGCAGGCGCTGCAGGAGGTAGCTGACCAGGTGCTGCCAGCCGGCTATGGCTATGACTTCTCCGGCCTCAGCCGGGAAGAGTTAGCAGCCGGTGACAGCACGATCTACATTTTCTCGCTTTCCATTATACTGGTACTGCTGCTGCTGGCAGCCTTGTATGAAAGCTGGTCGGTGCCATTTTCTATTCTGTTTGCCATTCCGTTAGGTATGTTTGGCGCTATTCTGGCACTCACGTTCCTGCCAAAGCTCGACAACAACGTGTACGCGCAGATTGGTATGATCACATTGATTGGTTTGGCCGCTAAAAACGCCATCCTGATCGTGGAGTTCGCCAAAGAACGTGTAGATCGAGGTATGGAATTGATAGAGGCAACTATAGAGGCGGTAAAACTGCGCCTTCGACCGATCATCATGACTTCCCTTGCCTTTATCCTGGGTGTGGTTCCGCTGGCATTGGCATCCGGTGCCGGTGCGGTTGCCCGCCAGACCATTGGCTGGACCGTAATTGGAGGTATGCTGGCCGCTACGTTCCTGGCCATCTTTATTGTGCCGGTGCTGTATGTGGTTATCACCCGCCTATCGTACAGCAAAGAGGAACTGGCCGAGCTTCGCCGTAACTACCGGCCTGAAGGAGGTGAAGGTGGCGATCCGAATTATGTAAACCACTAA
- a CDS encoding PA2169 family four-helix-bundle protein: MEMNKEVYSTVHHLIERCKDGAKGFKTASEDIEDRNLKDLFKKYAVQRDSMITELQDQLHKFGKLDNEAGTLEGTAHRAWIDLKSALTSRDKKRVLEECERGEDYALKAYREALEKDLPGELKPIIEHQYHDVKNAHDHIRSLRDAARENS, encoded by the coding sequence ATGGAAATGAATAAAGAAGTATATTCGACTGTGCATCACCTTATTGAGAGATGTAAAGATGGTGCTAAAGGCTTTAAGACAGCCTCTGAAGATATAGAAGACAGAAACCTGAAAGACCTGTTTAAAAAGTATGCTGTTCAACGCGATAGCATGATTACAGAGCTGCAGGATCAGTTACATAAATTTGGTAAACTCGACAATGAGGCCGGTACGTTAGAAGGTACTGCTCATCGTGCCTGGATCGATCTGAAATCGGCGCTTACTTCACGTGATAAGAAGCGTGTGCTGGAAGAGTGCGAGCGTGGTGAAGATTATGCTCTAAAGGCATACCGGGAGGCGCTTGAGAAAGACCTGCCAGGGGAGTTGAAGCCTATTATCGAACACCAGTATCATGATGTGAAAAATGCGCACGATCATATTCGTTCGTTACGCGATGCCGCTAGAGAGAATTCTTAA
- a CDS encoding NAD(P)/FAD-dependent oxidoreductase yields the protein MRVIIVGGGAAGFFGAIACAEANPKAEVILLEKTSKLLAKVLVSGGGRCNVTHNCLVPTVFSQHYPRGAKQLKEALKLFGAVETIAWFNSKGVALKAEADGRMFPVTDNSETIADCLLQEAKRLGVQIRSSTGVERIERTQDGFLLHLGNKPSLKADKLLVCTGGNPKSAGYNWLRELGHTIQEPVPSLFTFNVPGSPFKELMGIAVPDAKVRIAGQKLEYKGPLLITHWGYSGPAILKLSAWGARIFHEQQYTFTALINWIPAFTEESLREHLKSYRQTHPKKVVSSNAMFGLPQRLWKALTNAAEVPADVQWGEMPAKSTNKLVEALLRMQVDVKGKTTFKEEFVTCGGVSLSEVNMRTMESRLHAGLYFAGEVLDIDGITGGFNFQAAWTTGYLAGRAMAPEPEKIT from the coding sequence ATGAGAGTTATTATAGTAGGAGGAGGAGCCGCAGGATTTTTTGGTGCCATTGCGTGTGCCGAAGCCAATCCAAAGGCAGAGGTGATATTGCTGGAGAAAACATCAAAGCTGCTTGCCAAAGTTCTGGTATCCGGCGGAGGACGCTGTAATGTCACGCACAACTGCCTGGTGCCAACTGTGTTTTCGCAGCATTACCCGCGTGGCGCAAAGCAGCTAAAAGAAGCTTTAAAACTATTTGGTGCCGTCGAAACAATTGCCTGGTTCAATTCTAAAGGTGTGGCCCTGAAAGCAGAAGCGGATGGGCGCATGTTCCCGGTTACAGATAATTCGGAAACCATTGCCGATTGCCTGCTGCAGGAGGCAAAACGGCTGGGGGTGCAAATCAGAAGCAGTACCGGAGTAGAGCGGATAGAACGTACACAGGATGGTTTTTTGCTGCACCTGGGCAACAAGCCGTCCTTGAAAGCCGATAAGCTTTTAGTCTGTACCGGCGGCAATCCGAAGTCGGCAGGGTATAACTGGCTTCGGGAACTCGGGCATACGATACAGGAACCTGTCCCTTCGCTTTTTACCTTTAATGTTCCGGGTTCTCCTTTCAAGGAGCTGATGGGCATTGCTGTGCCGGATGCCAAAGTACGCATTGCAGGGCAAAAGCTGGAATACAAGGGGCCGCTGCTCATCACCCATTGGGGCTATAGCGGACCTGCGATTTTAAAGTTATCTGCCTGGGGAGCAAGAATATTCCATGAGCAGCAATATACCTTCACGGCCTTGATCAACTGGATTCCTGCTTTTACGGAGGAGAGCCTGCGCGAGCATTTGAAATCTTACAGGCAGACACACCCGAAGAAGGTGGTAAGCAGCAATGCCATGTTTGGCTTACCGCAGCGCCTCTGGAAGGCACTTACAAATGCAGCAGAAGTACCAGCAGATGTACAATGGGGAGAAATGCCTGCCAAGAGTACTAATAAGCTGGTGGAGGCTTTGCTGCGCATGCAGGTAGATGTTAAAGGTAAAACCACTTTTAAGGAAGAGTTTGTAACCTGTGGCGGCGTTAGCCTTAGCGAGGTGAACATGCGTACCATGGAGAGCCGCCTGCACGCAGGTTTATACTTTGCCGGAGAAGTGCTGGACATAGATGGCATTACGGGCGGGTTTAATTTTCAGGCTGCCTGGACCACCGGTTACCTGGCCGGCAGAGCTATGGCGCCGGAACCGGAGAAGATAACCTGA